CAAGTTGGATCTGCCAATGTGTGTCCACCTTCTAAAATCACAAGAGCTGCCTTACAAATGAATgtaataacgatgtaataagtCCCAGTCAACAGCaataaaaagacaattaaaaagtaaacaagaaacactTGATATTGGTGTGTAGTCTCATGAACTGATCAAATAACATCCCTGTGGTTGAAGCTGACCTTGCATTGGGGTTGAAGATGGCCTTGCCTGGGGGTCCCAGGTTTTATGTAAACTTATATAGTCAAAACTTTGTAAATCTTCTTCAATGAAACCAAAAGGCCAATACTTTTGATAATTGTATGTAGCATTCATGGAGTGgctataaaacaatattgttatgTGTCTGAGGTCAAAGCTGGCCATGCCCCAATGATATTAGGATAATAGCCTTATGTAGTGGTTCTTCACAAAGATAATTCCCCTGGGgtcaaagctggccccaccccttgtGTCTCAGGTTCTCTATATTCTTACATAGTTAAATCTTTGACAATATTCTTCTCTTAAACAGCAATGCGCAAATAGttggtatgcagcctcatgtaATGCTTAGTAACTACCTTGATACATAGCCACAAATTACTTTTtcgcaaccaatgacttccttagtaAACACTAACATCCAAAGCAACGAACGATAATCTTTGCAACCAATAACCTTCATAATAACCACTAACTTCCATAGTGACGACTCACTACCTCAGAAACGAATGACTTCCTTTGGAACTCATGACTTCCTTAACTACGACCTACATACATGGcaaccaacattttttttagcaaccaatgacttctttTAGTAACAACTTACTTCCTTAAGAACAAATTGCCTTCTTAGCAACTTGTGATTTTCTGAGCAAACACATTCTTCCTTAGCAACTACATTCACCCATAACAACCATTTCCCTTAGCAACCAATTACTACCTTAGaaaatgacttccttagcaatcGACCACTTCCTCAGCAACCATttacttccttagcaaccaatgatcATTTTAGCCACCAATTACTTCCTGAGCAGCCAATGACCACTTGACCAATGACTTCCAGTTCCTTCGAAACTACTTATACCCCCTTCCAACAAATGACATCCTTAGCAACCAATAcattccttagcaaccaatgattCAATCTGTTCCTTAGAAACATATGACTTCCTAAgcaaacaataacaatcttAGCAATCAAATAATTCTTATTTACTATTTACTTTCTTGAAACCAAGCTCTTTAAGCGGCAAAGACTGCcccttgtttcatttaaaatggtaaagaaatagtaaagttatctttgtttaaagaattcatttataaatgcaaaatattgccttccgacgttttatttatgacgcaatttatcacgagGTATACACACCCTGAATATGGTTTCTCGGTTCAGACTTAGCAAAACAGGATCCAATAACGTAATGCTCTACCAATAGATTGCATTTAACCAGATCAAGTCAAAGTCAACTGCAGGCAGTACaagtttatttaacaaaatagtaGTCATACGACATTAATTATCGATTTTTGAATCCCCTccataatttaaataatgcaaaaacattacCCATTTAACCACTAATGATAATACCTTTTAGTGTTGTATCTTtatatgtacaattatttttcaaattagtATATTTATGGCTTTATCTGATTTTGAATCCCCTCAATActcaaaatcatttttcatatagCATccacataatgcaccagtcaattgtaaccaaggtccccccccccccccccccccccccaggtctggggaatatcggggactttgactttcggtccagccaaacccGGGTAAAAACTCCGCCCTGCgaggacgaactgctggtaaaatccccgccaaaggCCCCGCGCCGCAGGGgccctaggtaaggccaattCACCGGTATTTTTGACGCGAAGACAAagccaccgcattcacccggcactgcggccatctgataggtaaaaacacggcccgttTACCCGGCTTCCCCCAGTATACCCCgaacctgggggccgtggtaacaattgaatGGTACATAAAGTAACCCTGGGATGACAAACTTAAACAAGATCTTGTCCTTATTTTTTGCCAAGTGACCTATTTTTTACCAGGTgtgacccatatttatactggTCTTCAATATCATGCTGACAAATAGTCTGACCTCTATATCGGATAAAAGTTAAAACCCTTATGACTACAATACGAAAATAGGTTGGcggttttgatatttaaaatccTGCTCATACTCATAATTAGCATAATTTTCTTAATTGTTGCATACTGCTCgtaattataaacatgtattggTGACTGTCAAGTGATATAGTCAAGTGCTATTAAAGGCAGACAATAcatgttgaatatttatattggCAATACTTTAAAGAGTACTTGTCTTCTGGTTTTTGAGGATGAATTCCttacaaaaaaagtttaatcTAGCGTCTCAGTTACAGATGTTAGCGTTCAGTCCTTTGATTGTATAGACATTTGCAGAATTGAGTTTTAATTAAAACCGTTATACTCAGCAGTTTGGTTCAATCGAAATGTTTCAGTGTATCatgtcaaattattccaatattTTACTTAGGTTCGTCATTTGGGAGAAAttggtttttttttcttgcttaTTCCCCATGTAAGCAATGAAGCATGCACACtcaagttttaaacatttggttTACTAACGCAAACTGTGTGGGATCTTTTAATATCGTGTCAAACAATAACTTTATCATATCTATGAAAGAATTTATGATTAAAACGAtctaaaaaaatgcattttggtGTAGTTCATTAATGTCAGCAGAGATAAACCGCACGCGGCAGTTGTGTTGACGCATGACCCACCGGGCTAAAGCTTCACgccttttaaaaagaaatcagtcaaacattatttaaagaccaaaactattttgaacatttatcaCAAACCCCTAAATATCAACCAAAAGTGCCATGAAAAAATCCCCCAAAATACTTATGTTCTGATTAAGGGTTGGCATGATAAGACCTTCGTGCATACGGTGGTGTTTTCGTAAAGCTCGTAACTAACTTATTTTTAACCAACTGTCTCTAAACAACTTGCATTCTTCTCAGAATATAATAAAGTTTCGGAAAATGAACAAATTCAACACAACTCCATcaataaaatggatattttaagAACCAAACtcccaatcgtaacaactcggtcatctccgacaagcttcgagagtCAATTCCTGAAGGATATTGggcgaggtgttccgattgccaAACACCGAAAACCCCTACGTAGCCAATTCCTAATCACCATCGGAATCTATGGTTTCAACAAAACTTGGCTAGTAGATTATTGTGGACATTGATGGCCTGTCGAAGGTGATCATTATATAACCCGGTACCGACTGTGACTAAAACCccggtatcaacataatccggtTTCAGAGACAGTGATACCGGCTTTTACCAATATCGATAACGGCTACCGGGTTTTAGCACCACcccaaaataacattattttcgtattttagtcatacccTGATCATACTAATATAATATCTACTCGGAGTAGGATTTGGTCCCAGATTTATGACACGGAAAAGaaacatttacgcaaaattgtCAACGACATCAATTTTCGCCAGACTTTAACCCTAAAAATTTCTATGAAATATCCGACTTAAACTTTTCTTAAAGGTCATGCTCTCGGTATTTGACATGAAATCTGGCCTAATAACACTCAGATGACCTGAAAATGGTGTCGGCCCAGAACCAAATAGGCCTGATCGAAAAAGGCccagtttgaaataaaatgaacgaatggttatttttatacttGCGTCCCTCGGaaccgatttttttttcagtttaaaggGTTGGCGGGGGGAGGGGGTCTCGACCCGGGGTAAATCCTGAAGTAAATTAATTTCTAGTCCGAATTGATgcattttggaaatatttcattacccttttctcctatattgaaatgaaaagtaaaCTCGGACGAATTGAGGGGAGGGGGGTGGGGGACCCGGAGCGGATTTGCTAGTGATACAATGTATACAAGTATTACTATTATGGAATGGACCGTGGTTTTACCTCCAAGGTGGCCCCGCcttgccgggtgaatgcggtggttttgtcttcgcgcaaaatatagaggggaatgggccttacctagggtaaAAATGAGTTCTTTGGTTCAACAAAGACTTAAAGAGATTCTCAAAGGAAAAACTAGAACACTCGAATAAAAGATAGAAGACAATGTTGTTACAACATCCATGAAAACTGAACAACATGGACACGCAGCTAGTGGAAGTAAAGAATAAGCTGAAATTGTGGTTGAACATTTTTCTCAGTGTTCACGCCAATTCAAGACTCTTTATACAAGTACACTACCAAATGAAGATATCAATCAAAGACttcaaacacaatttttaaCACCACAAATTAGTAAGAAATGATGTAACATTATCAAAACTTACGGAATTAGATAACATCTCAAACATAATACTAAATAATTGTTCTATACAACTATCATGAGACATTTTTTCCTGACTTCAAGAGATATTGGCAACTATCCGAGTCGGAGGAGAATGCAACGCTTGTAGTGCGCTTATCTACAAGCAAGGTGGCAGAAATCTCCTAAACCACTTGtagaaaattgcattttaatgaacCTAGCTAatcaataacataattataacgCTAGAAGACAAATACATCGGGAAATAAACGGACACTATTATACATTGCGTAAGATTTCGATAAAGTGCCGCACGACCAACCCTATATGTCCCTATATACAAGCCGGAAGATTCATAACTAGCGACTTAAAAAACAGGGACCCGGATTGTGTCACACGGGAACTATCTCTACTTCAAGAATGCCTTGGAGAGAACAGACTGATCTTCCTTTTCAATGTGGTCAAGGGGCTGGTGTCGGCTATAATATACATAGCGACTACAGAAACACCGTTGATAATGATAGACCCTTCCTGCAAAATTTATCAATATTCAAACTGTTTTAGAACCATCGAGAAAATAGTGGGGTCCGCGCCAAGAAGCTTGAACACTTCAAGATCGCTCTACAAAAGAGAGGCTAGCCAATCCCGAACCACACCAATGAGggttcatgtacatgtataccttTTAATCATCTTGACATCTGTTCTGTATCCCCGTCTCGAGTCGGCCAAGTATAAAACCCATACACTgtcatgttttatgtatatatgcacTGCACTGTACCATGGGATGTctgttatataatatacagtatAGTAATATTTAAAGTACTAATAATAATTTATCACATACTATACAGTAcaccttgtttccggtttaacATAACCATCACGTATCTGTCTTTATCATACATGTGAAATATGAAATTGCTCTACTTAATATGGGTGAACAAACGGGCCTTTTTGGATCGGGCCTTTAGGTTATGGGCCTTTTTGGAAGTTGGCCTTTTGACTCGCTCCACTCCAATTTTCCAAAGCGCTAAATCCGCACCGGCTTTTTCTGGATTAAACCGACTCGGACCAATCGGATTGGTTCATAAACGCAAACTAACTAACTACGTCATTGTGAAGGCAAGTGCAAACAGAGAAGCATATCAAGAGAAGAGgcgtttatttatatttacggcCAGCTTCTGCTGTGCCCGTTTTTCtgcaatttaattattttatcaacaGTCAAGAAGGATAGGAAGCACGCGGCAGACGCCTGTTGTGTTTTCCTTTTTAACTTTGAGCCATGTGTGTCTAATAGCGTCTCAGGGGTATGAGCCCCTGTCCGTTTCGGACGGAAGAGTGACCATCTTGAAGTGAATAATTTTGTGTAATCAAgtgaatttgaacattttaagtaaaccttttatcaaataaatattcaaaatggaaTCAACTTTAACTGTAAGTTGACATTTTTGTCTCGTTTTCCGTAGTATATTGGTTCTATctgtcacaaccgatgtaaacaaagtaGTTGCCTCCCTTGGCTTATGTTTCGCATCAATTCGTGGGATGATATATGATCATGCGCAGTTCATGCTGGATATGTCAAGGTGATGTTTTGTGAATGTGTAAACATGCGCCGCGGTAATGCAATTATTAGTGCACTGCATCATTTCTATAAGATTTTCTTAAATGGATAGCAAAGACATTTTGTTGGAATTTAATCATACATTGTTGAGGAACGGGAAAGAGGAAATATCTGTAAGTAATTAATAATATCATGGTCTCAATATTAGCGCTGTTTCAATTGAgtcatttttcaatttattatgcataCATTTGGCTATCTGCCAATGCTTACAGTactttagtatgtattttgtctTCTTCAGTCGCCAGTTGTAAAATCATTTCTGGCCGGATCGCTCAGCGGAACATGTTCAACACTTCTGTTTCAACCACTCGACCTTGTGAAAACTAGAGTACAATCAGCAGTATGTATAAATGGGTAGGTGTATTGACATTACATGCATCAAATTCATTCGTTATTCATGCCAAAAATAGGTATATtaactaaaaatataatatatttataaaatggaGGACCCTTTAAGCAGTTGCTCGACTTCCTTACCTGTCAGCAGTCGACATTGACTTATATTGCCCAGGGATCCTGGACACCAACGGTTGAAATCAATTGTCCTTTAAGGTTCTTGCTTAAGtcaggttgttgttttttcaaaaaattgtcAACTTACCtttgtttcttctttatttatgtGCGAGTATGAGCATTTACAGCAACCTTTGCCTGTTTTATGAAGAATGTTGAAAAGGCTTCTGCAaattttcacatttatattaaagtgTAAGATAGTTATGCATCAGTCATTTGTAATCACGGCCCCCTTAGGTCcagggaatagtggggactttgactttcggtccagccaagcccgggcaaagtctccgccctgcggggacaatctgctggtaaaacccccgccaaatgcccccgcacccaagggaccctagataaggccaatttccTGCTaaatttggcgtgaagacaaaaccaccgcagtcacccaCGGGGCCACCTGGCAAGTAAaatcacggcccatttccccggctatccccggacctgggggggggggcgtggttacaattgactggtgcattaaaaaaTCTCAAAACGCTTGGAAGTCCTCATCATATGGATGCAATGCTGAGTATGAATTATGTGTAGATAATGCAACAGGGTTACATTGTTTGCAAGTTTTGCCAAGTGATCATTATTTTAAAGGCTTGAGAGGttaaaaaattgtaaatgcATATCTGCTTTCATCCAAAATATCAGAATTaattacaaatgaataaatggCAAATCAATTTCAACTATGAAAAATTGAGACTGAAAGCTGACAAGCAAAACCCAACAGTATGCACTACATAACCTACTGTTCTAAATAAGCTGCaagtaaaatcattttttcgaatataaattaatttctgCGTGAATTTAATGTCTTTAGGGCTCCTATTTAATTTTCTGCCCAGATATCCAACTTGGAGGTTCTGGTGTTCCTCCATGAAATTTGGTGTTCTCAGGATCCACTGTTCGCAGAGCTATGTAtagattaaacaaaaatgaaaaactagaTTTAACATGTAAATACTTATATTGCAACTAAAAGGTTAAACAAAATCTGTTGAACTATGTGACAAAGGTATTAACTTGTGCCTGTGTTGGAtacttcatttatatatatataccgtaTACCGTTTTTACCGTAGATCTCTTTTTCATTAAAGGGCCCGGCCAGCTGGTATGATGTCCATTGTGGCAACTGTGATACAGCAAGATCGTATCGTCGGGTTGTGGAGGGGTATTGTTCCCGTAAGTATACCCTTGCATGCTCAAAGCTTTAGAGCTAGAATCTTTATTAAAAGTGTGATGTAACAATCACTTAAACTTTGTGCAGGAAAGTGTTCTCAAGTGCTCACTTACAAGATGAGCAGTTTTGCTACTGGCACATCCcatgaaaatatttgagcaacaattaatacaaaatactCTGCAATATGCTGAAGAGAAGGGCATTTCCACAGCCTTAATTTTCCAAATCagttatatatcaaaatgtgaCCCATAATATCATGCATTTCAGTCCATTTCCCGCTGTGTGCCAGGTATTGGCATTTATTTCTCGACAATCCACTACCTCAAGGGGAGGTTTGAGCATACTAAGAGCCCTCTAGAGTCAATGGTCATTGGTGGATCAGCTAGGTCTGTCGCTGTGGTCACCATGCTGCCATTCACCGTCCTGAAGACCAGATATGAGGTAAAAACCCTAAAATGGTGTTAATACATGAATAAATGGAATTTGTAAATGCTCTTGTAAGGTTGTAAGgaatcattataaatataatcaggttttataattatgcttactGTGTACTTTGCTATGGCATTGACATACAACAACATGACAATCATTATATAGGATGTTGGAGACCAGGAGTAATACTACAACTGTAACCAGTAATCTAGAAtctatttacaatatatttgctTCTTCCATGATGGTTCTCATATCCTCGTCTTTATTTGGAAGCTTGTTTTAAGATGATCTTTTGTTATGCAGGGCGGAGAATTCAGATGCAACAATATGCTGCGTGGTTTGACTTCAATTTACCATCTTGAAGGCATGAAAGGTGAGAGACAAGCTAATATTATGATCACCCATAAATTCTAGCAATACCAAAATAGTTCTGGAAGGTTTCCTTTAAAATTTGCTAGTATAAAAACATTCAGGACTGCTTACATGCAAGCAACATTATATACACATATCAACAGCTAAATGTGTCATTATTGTGTGAAGAGTTGATTTTACATTTCTGGCAGCTGCTCGTACAATTTTGCTTGCATTTGTTTGAGGATCATATGCCATGCTTGAAATGGTTATGACTTTTGGTTGATGGTCAGGATATGGTTTGTAGAAATTCATAGATGTGTGGATATGGACAGGCTTTGCATCAGGCTTATATCCTAAAATATCCTTTGCTCATGTTCCTGACAAGTGTAAAAAGTCCTAGAAATACCCTACTTGTTATTGAAATAcctaatatttgcatttttgtttagGCACCTGCTTAAGTTAGAAGTCCTTTCcttgtttatatatatctaaactgtattttacaaaatacatttctAGTTGTTTCAAAACTGGATGGCTGTTAATACAGTCGAACAGGGCATTCAATTAGGCCAAGGTAGCCTGCTCTAGACTATATTATCTTGATTGCAAAATTGGACAGTCAACTTATTTGGTGTTTGCTAGTGCATTTATCAGAATTCAAGTCAATTTTGTCTCAATGTCAATATAGGTATAACTTAACTTCGGTGTCTGTTGCGACAGGGGTGTAGAAGGCAGAACATGTGTAGACAATTAATATCCAATCATGATGAGTGTGTATGTGTGCataatgttttgtcatgttCAATGGTAGGATAAATCACATCAGCTACATAGAAGTCTGAGTTATGCCctttctacatgtatgttatgtcATGTTCAGACTGTAACTGAAATATTTGTTGTCAATCAaagatatgtatttaaattgGTTTAACAATAATTAGGCGCTATTAACAGTCATTACATCTAATTTCACTGAATTCAAGTATGGAGTCCTGAAAATCCTGATTATAGCCCTCAATTATTTCGTAATAGCCCTAAAAAAGTCTAATCATTATCAAACATGGAGTCACCATCAGACATTGACCCCATGTTTTATAAGAACATAAGCATGAAGTTAAGCCATCTCTGCAGTTCAAGGTTATTGGCCAATTCTGCAGTTCAAGGTTGTGTCATAACCTCAGTTTACTGAACTCATTACCTGTGAGTGTCACAAGGTTATCAGAATGAGCTAGATATTATTAGTCATTTAGGTTTTATAATTGGTTAAACTCCTGAAACCCACATTTATTGAAGTAAGGTGAAGATTACTGTTTTAAATCCAGGAATAgaaatcttttatttttgtttatcttgAATCTGTTACACAAAAATCTTATAAAtccttttcaatatttaaaaataccatAGAATAAGGTCCTTGTTGGCTTAATAGGCTATTTCAAGTTTTGAGGCACAATGCGAAGGGCATTGTAAGTGGAAAAGTTAAGTGTGGATTGTTGTGTTTCAGGTTTGTTCAGTGGTTTCTCGGCCACCCTGCTGCGGGATGTGCCCTTTTCGGGCCTCTACTTCATGTTCTACACCCAGCTGAAGCAGTTGTCTGAAACTGGTAGGTACTGTCTATACACATCATGTTGTACCATTATCCACACTTGTATATATACTTACCTGGCAGATTGTACCTGTAGTGCAGTTACAATTTGGGGAACGGATTGGGTCAACTTATGCTCACACACGCACATTATGATACTATTTCACCATTATATTTAGCCTTTGTATTTTGAAGACcaattttaaattgcaataattAATGCCTCATCATGGACATAAAACAGAATATAGGACTTGCATTTCACTTTATCTAAAACTAGTTTGTGACTAGGCTTAGTGGGCTGAAAGCAGATCAGGGTCAGGGGGTAAAATTAAGTTCAAGGTAGTTCAGCATTATAATAACAAGAAAGGTCAAAGGGAGTTTTTTAATTTAGCATAGGGGCTTCAAATGGCTTTCTATAACCTATTTCAATATGTGTGATTTAATGATAAACTGAAAAGGAAACATAAAACACTAATTGATCgatattgatttcaaacattcaAGACTAAAATTACACTTACAGGTGCAAATCTGTactaacaatttaaaatttatttctacATATTAAAAGgtaattaactttttaaatatcaatgattaactttgcatataattaaaatattttagtagAAATTTCAAGTAATGAGATATGttacataaatacttttaagtAACAGACTAtacatctttataaaaaaatgcagacaagcattattgttattagtattttaactattttccaTCTTGACAGTGAATGCTTTTCTGCCTTTTTGTACACAGATtctgtttatacatgtattatgatcCATATGTCGATTTAATCAATAGTGATAAATTAAATGAGCTGTTACATTTTCCGAGATGGTTTTGTAGATGCTCCAATTTGCTAAATAGAGATGGGCGATTATCGatcaaaatgcatgtatactgtatacaGTGTAATTTAACATGAGAACTTGTTGTAGATTTCATTGACCCCCCCATATAGTTAACGCCACATGTTAACGCCACTTGATATTGGTGAGGGGTCACTAACGTACTCTTCTCTTTTTGTGTTAACGTTATAGAGACCACACCTGCCTTGCAGGGACACAACCATAGATGTGGAAGTTTTATACCCTGGTCTGTGAGTGAACAAAGTGCCCTGACCTGTTTGTATGAAATGTGAACTTCCCACGTTCTATTCTGCAAAGGTAGAATCTGGGAAGTGAGTGTATAACTCGTGCTTTCTTTCAGTAAAACACAGCATGCT
Above is a genomic segment from Mya arenaria isolate MELC-2E11 chromosome 2, ASM2691426v1 containing:
- the LOC128211389 gene encoding mitochondrial glycine transporter-like isoform X2, with the translated sequence MESTLTSPVVKSFLAGSLSGTCSTLLFQPLDLVKTRVQSAVCINGARPAGMMSIVATVIQQDRIVGLWRGIVPSISRCVPGIGIYFSTIHYLKGRFEHTKSPLESMVIGGSARSVAVVTMLPFTVLKTRYEGGEFRCNNMLRGLTSIYHLEGMKGLFSGFSATLLRDVPFSGLYFMFYTQLKQLSETANVPDSRLPMFHFSCGMSAGMMASMITQPADVLKTHMQLYPKKHGGLLNVARFVYERDGMPGFWRGIIPRTIRRTLMAAMAWTVYEEVAKSMGLK
- the LOC128211389 gene encoding mitochondrial glycine transporter A-like isoform X1, yielding MDSKDILLEFNHTLLRNGKEEISSPVVKSFLAGSLSGTCSTLLFQPLDLVKTRVQSAVCINGARPAGMMSIVATVIQQDRIVGLWRGIVPSISRCVPGIGIYFSTIHYLKGRFEHTKSPLESMVIGGSARSVAVVTMLPFTVLKTRYEGGEFRCNNMLRGLTSIYHLEGMKGLFSGFSATLLRDVPFSGLYFMFYTQLKQLSETANVPDSRLPMFHFSCGMSAGMMASMITQPADVLKTHMQLYPKKHGGLLNVARFVYERDGMPGFWRGIIPRTIRRTLMAAMAWTVYEEVAKSMGLK